The genomic segment GGGGTCTGCACGGCCGCATCGGTTACGAATGTCGATTTGTCGCTGACTCCAGGAGTGAGGAGGGCGAAATCGAGGAAGTTGCGTCCGTTGATGGGCAGATTGTGGATCTCCTTTTGGTTTATGGTGTTGGCTTGAGCCGTCTTCTGTTTCTCCACGATGTCGGCATTGCCCATCACCACAACTTCTTCCTGGGTGGCCGAAACCCTGAGCTCGATGTCGAGGTTCCCATACTGGCCCACCGTCAGTTCCACACCTTGTATGACTGCGGTCGCGAAACCTTCGGTGGAGGCGCGGACGGTGTACTCCCCGGGGGGGAGGTTGAGAAACTGGTAGGACCCGTCGGAATCGGAAATGGTGTTGCGGACCAGTCCCGTGGAACTGTTGGTCGCCGAAACCTCGGCCCCCGGAACGATCGCTCCCGACTGGTCGCGCACCACTCCGGCCAGATTGGCGGTGTTGGCCTGCGACTGCGCCAGAATGGAACTCGTCAAGAGGGCCAAGGCCACCCCCAGAGTCACAATTCTCATCTTCATGCTTCCTCCTCGGATGCCGAAATCGACGAACTTGAAGAAGCCGAGAGGAGCCTCTGACAGGCCCGCAACCGCCTGGGCAGCCGGATCTTTTTCAAGGTCGCCCTTCCCTTTCGCTGTAGACCGAAAATCCCACCAACAATAATGGAATGGAGAAGGCGAAGTCAATGAATTACTGCGACTTGTCAAGCGGCAGCGAAGCCCATGTAGGGAAATGGGTTAGGACCGAGCCGCGGTTTCTTGCGCCAAGCTGCTCATTGTTATTTGCAGCGCTCAGGCGGCGAACGCCCTCAGGCGATCTTGCGGAAGGTGCGGTAAAGGGTGTCGCGCTGGAGGGGAGTGAAACCGGCCTCTTCGACCAGCTTGATGAGGTCGCTGGCCTCGGCTTTGTAGTTGGCTCCCGCGGTGGAAATGACGTTCTCTTCGATCATGATCGAACCCACGTCGTTGGCGCCGAAGAAAAGCGCCATTTGTCCAACCTGAAGCCCCTGGGTCAGCCAGGAGACCTGGATGTTCTCGATGTTGTCCAGGAAGATGCGGCAGATAGCCAGCAGCTTGAGGTATTCCACCGGCCCCATCTCTTCTTTCACATGCTGGCTCATGGGCGTCCCTTCAAGCTGCACGTTCCAGGGGATGAAGGCCACGAAGCCGCCGGTCTCGTCCTGCAGCTCGCGGATGCGCTGAAGGTGCTCGACCCTCTCCCGCAACGACTCGCCGCTGCCCACCATCATGGTGGCGGTAGTGGTGAGGCCTTCCTGGTGGGCGATGCGCATGACTTCCAGCCATTCCTGGCTGCTGCACTTGCCCGGGCTGATCTCCTTGCGCGAGCGGTCGGTCAGGATCTCGGCTCCGCCCCCGGGAATGGAATCGAGTCCGGCGTCGCGCAAACGGCGGATGGCCTGGCGAAGCGTCAGCTTGGAGAGCTTGGCCAGCACCACCACTTCGGGCGGCGAGAAACAATGCAGGTGAACGTTGGGAAAGCGTTCCCTCAGGGTGCGCAGAAGATCTTCGTAATAGTCGATCTTGAGGTCGGGATTCATGCCTCCCTGCATGAGGATGCCGGTGCCTCCCAGAGCCACCGTCTCTTCCACCTTCTTGCAGATCTCTTCGGTCGGCAGCAGGTAACCCTCTTCATGGCGGGGCTTGCGGTAGAAGTTGCAGAAGGTGCAGCGGGCCACGCAGACGTTGGTGTAGTTGATGTTGCGGTCGATGAGAAAGGACACCACCTTGCGGGGATGCTTCTGCCAGCGCAGGTAGTCTGCCGCCTTGCCGATCTCGTGCAGGGCGCCCTCGCTTTCCATCAGCGCCAAGGCCTGGGAAGAAGTGATTCTCCCGCCCTGATAGACCTTGTCGAGAATGCTCTTCACCGTCCTCATGACGGGTCATATTCTAACATGCAGGGAGCAACTGAAAGGCTCTGTGGGAATCCTTCCCTGCTCAGCGCAGACGCTGGAGCGGGCTGCCGGGTGCGATCTCGACGCGGGCGCGCAGAGGGACGTTTTCCACCACCTGCCTGGCTCCGGAGGGCCAGACCACTTCAAGATGATCGATCTTCTCGATCTCGCCCAATCCGAAATGGAGCATGCGCTGGCTGTCGGAAAGGTAGCTGGACCCCGCCCTCACTTCCTGCAGCCAGCGGCGGGAACCGGCCACCACGGTGACTCTGGCCCCCACGGCCTGGGTGTTGGCCCCCTCTCCCTTGAGAACCACCTGCAGCCAGGCCTTTTGGGGGGAAAGGTCATTGCGCAGCAGGTCGGCCCGGTCGTCGAGGTTGGAGACCAGGATGTCGAGGTCGCCGTCCGAGTCGTAGTCGATCAGGGCCGCGCCCCGGCTCGACTTGACCAGGCTCAGCCCCGGCCCCAGTTCCGAGCTCATCTCCTGGAAGCGGTTGGAACCCAGGTTGCGGAAGAGCTGGTTGGGCTGCTTGTAGCTGCTGCCCAGGTTGAAGGCGTCGACTTCGGGATAAATGTGGCCGTTGGCGGCGAAGATGTCGACGCGTCCGTCGTTGTCGAAGTCGGCGAAAAGGGCTCCGAAACCCAGGTACTGGAAGGTCACCTGGGCGATCTTGGCCTTGAAGGTGTGGTCTGAAAAGTACATGTCCCCGCCGTTCAGGTAGAGGACGTGGTAGTCGTCTGAAAAGTTGGTCGAGTAGAGGTCGAAATCGCCGTCCTCGTCGAAGTCGGCGGCATCGGCTCCCATGCAGGCTTGCTCGCGTCCTTCCTGATTGTAGGCCATGCCCGCGAAAAGGGCGACGTTCTCGAAAGTGCCGTCGCCTCGATTCTGCCAGAGGAAGTTGGGACGGGAGTCGTTGGCCACGAAAATGTCCAGGTCGCCGTCCATGTCGAAGTCGCTGAAGAGGGGCTGGAAGCCGTAGAGCTTGTCGGCGGACGCGATGCCCGCCAGTCGGGACACGTCCTCGAAGGTGCCGTCGCCGCGGTTGCGGAAGAGGCGGTCGGGGGCGCCCGGCAGCCCGCGCGGACCGCAAGCCACGCTGACGCCACGGAAGGCGCAAAAGCGGGGATCGCCGGCCGGCTTGTCGAAGTCGAAATCGACGTAGTTGGCCAGGTAGAGGTCGAGGTCGCCGTCCTTGTCGTAGTCTCCGAAGGCGGCCCCGGTGCTCCACAGCTCATCCGCCACGCCGGCCTTGGCGGCCACCTCCTCGAAAGTGCCGTCGCCGCGGTTGCGGTAGAGCAGATTGGGTCCGAAGTTGGTGACGTAGAGGTCGACTCTTGCGTCTCCGTCGTAGTCGGCGGCCACGCATCCCATGCTCCAGGAACTGTCGCTCACTCCGGCTCGCTCGGTGACGTCCAGAAAAGTTCCGTTTCCCAGGTTGCGCAGCAGGCGGCCGCTGGGCCCGCTCCCTTTTTTCCAGTGCTCGCGGGTGGTGCCGTTGGCGAAGTAAACGTCGGGATGGCCGTCGCCGTCGAAATCGAGCACGCACACGCCGCCGGTCATGGTTTCGACCAGGAATTCCTTCTGGGCCGTGCCGGAAACCACTTCCACATTCAATCCGGCCTGGCGGCTCACATCGCTGAACTGCCAGGTCTGCGCCATCGCGCTGCTTGTCAGGAGCAACCAAAGCGTCCACGTTTTCAGAGTCATGGGAACCACCAAGCTAACCCGCTCCCGGATGGGAATCAAGCCTCACCGGTATTCTTCTTTGCTCAATACTTTCTTGAGACGTTTCCAGGGATAGGTGTTTATGACGTCTTCGGCCGTCAGCCAACCGCGGCGGGCGGTGTGGAGGCCGTAGGTCAGATAGCGGAACATGTTGGCGTCGTGGGCGTCGCAGTTGACGCTGATGAGCGCGCCCATGTCGCGGGCCATGCGGCAATGCAAGTCGCTCAGGTCGAGGCGCGAGGGGTGGGCGTTGATCTCCAGGCAGACGCGGTTGTCGAGGCAGGCTTTGATGACCTCCTCGATATCCAGTTCGTAGGCCTTGCGGCGGGTCAGCAGACGTCCCGTGGGGTGGCCCAGGATGTTGACCAAGGGATGGCCGGCGGCCCGGCACATGCGCTCGGTCATTTCCTGGCGGCTGAGGTTGAAACGGCTGTGGACGGAGGCCACCACCACGTCCAGTTGAGAAAGGGCCTCGTCGCTGAGGTCGAGTCGGCCGTCGCTCAGGATATCGACTTCGATCCCTTTGAGGACGCGGATGCCTTCGGTCTCGGCGTTGATCTTGTCGATGGCCCGGCAATGCTCGGCTAGCTGCTCCTCGTCGAGTCCCCCGGTCATGGCCAGCGCCTTGCTGTGCTCGGTGATGGCGATGTACTCGTATCCCCTCTCCAGAGCCGAGGCGGCCATGGCTTCGATGCTGTCCCGGCCGTCCGAAGCGGTGGTGTGCATGTGCAGGTCGCCGCGGATGTCCTCCTCCTCGATCAACCGGGGCAGGCGGCCTTTCTCTGCGGCCTCGATCTCGCCCCGGTTTTCGCGCAGTTCGGGAGGGATGGGGTCGAGCCCCAGCTTGCGGTAGATCTCATCCTCGTCGCGGCCGGCCAGCTTCTTCTCGTCCTCGATGCGAAAGAGCCCGTACTCGTTGATCTTCATGCCCTGACGCTTGGCTCTTTCGCGCAGCACTACGTTGTGTTCCTTGGAGCCCGTGAAGTACTGCATGGCGGCTCCGAAACTGTCGTCGTCGACAACCCGCAGGTCGGCTTGCAGTCCCCGGCGCAGCACCACCGAGGCCTTGGTGTCGCCCTGGGCCAGCACTTCCTTGACGTCGGAATGTCCGACAAAGCAATCGATCACGCCGGCGGAATCGGGACAGCTCACCAGGATGTCGATGTCCCCCACCGTCTCCTTCCAGCGGCGGGCGCTTCCGGCGCCGGCTATGCGGGTGAGATCGGTTTTCTCGCGCAGGTAAGCGATCAGCACATCGCTCACCTCGCGTCCGTCGTCGAGGCGGAAACGCTGGTCTCCGCCGCGATTCTCGCGCACCGCCTTGAGAATCTTGGCCTCGCTTTTCTCGCCCATGCGGGGCAGATCGCGCAGCTTGCCCTGCTCGGCAGCCTTCTCCAGTTGATCGAGACTGGTGATGTCGAGTTCCTTCCAGAAGAGAGCGATCTTCTTAGGGCCCAGATTGGGGATCTTGAGCATGGGCAACAACGACTCGGGGACCTTCTCCAGGAGCTTGCGGAGGTCGCTGCTCTCGCCCGTCTCCAGAATCTCGTCGATACGCTCCAGCGTCCCCTTGCCGATGCCGCTGATCGATTCCACCTTGTCGCGCCGGCCGCTTTCCAGAGCCTGCTGAATGCTGAAGTTGAGGTTGTCGATGACCTGGGCCGCCCGGCGGAAGGAGCGGATGCGGAAAGGATTGCCGTCGGTGATCTCCAGCAAGTCGGCGATTTCCTTGAAGACCAGGGCCAGGTCGCGATTCTCCATGCGGGAATTCTAACGCGAAGCCCCGATCTTTGCGATGCGCTCAGCAGCCTCCGCCAGCAGGTCGAGCGTCTTGCAGAAAGCAAAGCGGACGTAGCGGCTGCCCAGCGGCTTATGGTGGAAAAAGCTGCTGCCCGGCACGGCGGCCAATCTGAATTCGGTAATCATGCGGCGCACGAAGCTGACGTCGTCCTGCTCGGTGATGGCGCTGATGTCGGTCATCACGTAGTAGGCGCCGTAAGGAGTCCTGAAGCGGAATCCCGCCTCCTCCAGGGCCGGCAGCAGGTAGTCGCGTCGCTGCCGGTAGTCGTCGGCCAACTGGCGGTAGTAGGCGTCGGGCAGGTTCATGGCGGCCACTCCCGCTTCCTGCAAGGGTGCGGCGGCTCCTACGGTGAGGAAGTCGTGCACCTTGCGGATGGCATCCGACAGGTCGGGCGCGGCGATGATGGTGCCGATGCGCCAACCCGTCACGCTGTAGGACTTGGACATGCCCGAGACGGTGATGGTGCGGTCGGCCATCCCCTCCATGAGCGCGATGGGGAAGTGCTGATGGCCGTCATAGACGATGTGCTCATAGATCTCGTCGGTGATGACGTAGAAGTCGTATTGGCAGGCCAACTGAGCAATACGCTCCAGCTCCTGTCTCGAAAAGACCTTTCCGGTGGGATTGTGGGGCGTATTGAGGATGAGGGCCCGCACGGCGGCCCCCGAGTCGGACTCGCGCTTCAACACGCTTTCCATCTCCTCGAAATCGAGAGCCCAGTCGCGCTGCGGATCGAGCGAGATGTAGACGGGGGCGGCGCCGGCCAGGATGGTGTCGGGGCCGTAG from the Acidobacteriota bacterium genome contains:
- the mqnC gene encoding cyclic dehypoxanthinyl futalosine synthase, with the protein product MRTVKSILDKVYQGGRITSSQALALMESEGALHEIGKAADYLRWQKHPRKVVSFLIDRNINYTNVCVARCTFCNFYRKPRHEEGYLLPTEEICKKVEETVALGGTGILMQGGMNPDLKIDYYEDLLRTLRERFPNVHLHCFSPPEVVVLAKLSKLTLRQAIRRLRDAGLDSIPGGGAEILTDRSRKEISPGKCSSQEWLEVMRIAHQEGLTTTATMMVGSGESLRERVEHLQRIRELQDETGGFVAFIPWNVQLEGTPMSQHVKEEMGPVEYLKLLAICRIFLDNIENIQVSWLTQGLQVGQMALFFGANDVGSIMIEENVISTAGANYKAEASDLIKLVEEAGFTPLQRDTLYRTFRKIA
- a CDS encoding CRTAC1 family protein, which produces MAQTWQFSDVSRQAGLNVEVVSGTAQKEFLVETMTGGVCVLDFDGDGHPDVYFANGTTREHWKKGSGPSGRLLRNLGNGTFLDVTERAGVSDSSWSMGCVAADYDGDARVDLYVTNFGPNLLYRNRGDGTFEEVAAKAGVADELWSTGAAFGDYDKDGDLDLYLANYVDFDFDKPAGDPRFCAFRGVSVACGPRGLPGAPDRLFRNRGDGTFEDVSRLAGIASADKLYGFQPLFSDFDMDGDLDIFVANDSRPNFLWQNRGDGTFENVALFAGMAYNQEGREQACMGADAADFDEDGDFDLYSTNFSDDYHVLYLNGGDMYFSDHTFKAKIAQVTFQYLGFGALFADFDNDGRVDIFAANGHIYPEVDAFNLGSSYKQPNQLFRNLGSNRFQEMSSELGPGLSLVKSSRGAALIDYDSDGDLDILVSNLDDRADLLRNDLSPQKAWLQVVLKGEGANTQAVGARVTVVAGSRRWLQEVRAGSSYLSDSQRMLHFGLGEIEKIDHLEVVWPSGARQVVENVPLRARVEIAPGSPLQRLR
- the polX gene encoding DNA polymerase/3'-5' exonuclease PolX, giving the protein MENRDLALVFKEIADLLEITDGNPFRIRSFRRAAQVIDNLNFSIQQALESGRRDKVESISGIGKGTLERIDEILETGESSDLRKLLEKVPESLLPMLKIPNLGPKKIALFWKELDITSLDQLEKAAEQGKLRDLPRMGEKSEAKILKAVRENRGGDQRFRLDDGREVSDVLIAYLREKTDLTRIAGAGSARRWKETVGDIDILVSCPDSAGVIDCFVGHSDVKEVLAQGDTKASVVLRRGLQADLRVVDDDSFGAAMQYFTGSKEHNVVLRERAKRQGMKINEYGLFRIEDEKKLAGRDEDEIYRKLGLDPIPPELRENRGEIEAAEKGRLPRLIEEEDIRGDLHMHTTASDGRDSIEAMAASALERGYEYIAITEHSKALAMTGGLDEEQLAEHCRAIDKINAETEGIRVLKGIEVDILSDGRLDLSDEALSQLDVVVASVHSRFNLSRQEMTERMCRAAGHPLVNILGHPTGRLLTRRKAYELDIEEVIKACLDNRVCLEINAHPSRLDLSDLHCRMARDMGALISVNCDAHDANMFRYLTYGLHTARRGWLTAEDVINTYPWKRLKKVLSKEEYR
- a CDS encoding aminotransferase class I/II-fold pyridoxal phosphate-dependent enzyme, whose product is MEENRDSRPARVSAKAASFSESVIREMTRLAARHSALNLAQGFPNFAAPQEIKDAACRAIQQDINQYAVTWGSPRLRQALAEKYRRFYDWDVDPDRHITVACGATECMIAAILAVVDPGQKVMVIEPFYENYGPDTILAGAAPVYISLDPQRDWALDFEEMESVLKRESDSGAAVRALILNTPHNPTGKVFSRQELERIAQLACQYDFYVITDEIYEHIVYDGHQHFPIALMEGMADRTITVSGMSKSYSVTGWRIGTIIAAPDLSDAIRKVHDFLTVGAAAPLQEAGVAAMNLPDAYYRQLADDYRQRRDYLLPALEEAGFRFRTPYGAYYVMTDISAITEQDDVSFVRRMITEFRLAAVPGSSFFHHKPLGSRYVRFAFCKTLDLLAEAAERIAKIGASR